The Brasilonema sennae CENA114 genome includes a region encoding these proteins:
- the gyrA gene encoding DNA gyrase subunit A, with translation MAKQLNLLCEGQVITTALHTEMQRSYLEYAMSVIVGRALPDVRDGLKPVHRRILYAMHELGLTPDRPYRKCARVVGDVLGKYHPHGDQAVYDALVRLVQDFSSRYPLLAGHGNFGSVDNDPPAAMRYTETRLSPISHEGMLTEIGEETVDFIGNFDNSQQEPTVLPAQLPFLLLNGSSGIAVGMATNIPPHNSGEVIDGLIALIDNPDLSNEKLFEIIPGPDFPTGGEIVGNAGIKEAYTTSRGSIVLRGIAQIEEVAQSKGNKRRTAIVVTELPYQVNKAGWIEKVADLVNQGRLQGIADLRDESDRQGMRVVIELKRDTNPQEVLQNLYHQTALQSNFGAILLALVDGQPRQLSLRQLLQEFLSFREQTLNRRYSHELDKAQTRLHLVEGLLKALSHVDEVVEILRSAADGTTAKMSLQNRLDLSEVQADAILAMPLRRLTNLEQQNLHKEYEQLNEQIQLLRTLLDDRRELLKSLKKDLRSLKRKYNDDRRTRIAQEHTSRGDLENKSTRAQEDIENTKSKLENPKLEAPSEQVVLEFTHRGYVRRSQPSPRKARTDNGTSDNDIVLKSVLTDTTKDLLVLTSGGKVYPVNVADIPPSSGRSARGTPLITLLSNSAQQDAQEGVINRFVLPDDPENSEIVLLTKQGRIKRLSLTELTNLTRRGITILKLKDDDELLSTSLTTGREHLVLASSGGRVLKFEVNENQFPIMGRAAMGLQGLRVRQQEEMVGCVTSNTKENLLLVTQLGYAKRIPVSGLRAANRGDIGTQTFKFSNKTDILAGIVRAIAGAEVAVVTNHQRLVRLGVETVPILGKDSPGESILQLSREEKIISVIELHS, from the coding sequence ATGGCAAAACAGTTAAACCTTCTCTGTGAGGGACAGGTCATTACCACAGCCTTGCATACCGAGATGCAACGGTCTTATCTCGAATATGCCATGAGTGTCATTGTTGGGCGAGCGTTACCAGATGTGCGAGATGGCTTAAAGCCAGTTCACCGACGCATTTTGTATGCCATGCACGAATTAGGGCTGACGCCGGATCGACCCTATCGTAAGTGCGCGCGTGTGGTGGGAGACGTGTTAGGTAAGTATCACCCTCACGGTGACCAAGCAGTTTATGATGCCTTAGTCAGGCTGGTACAGGACTTTTCCAGTCGCTATCCTTTACTAGCAGGACATGGTAATTTCGGGAGTGTGGATAATGACCCGCCTGCGGCGATGCGTTATACAGAAACGCGTCTTTCACCTATCAGCCACGAGGGAATGCTGACGGAAATTGGTGAAGAAACGGTGGATTTTATCGGTAACTTCGATAATTCCCAACAAGAACCAACCGTATTACCAGCACAGTTACCATTTCTCTTGCTCAATGGCAGTTCTGGTATTGCTGTGGGGATGGCGACGAATATTCCACCGCATAACTCAGGGGAAGTGATAGATGGGTTGATAGCATTAATCGATAACCCCGATTTAAGTAATGAAAAATTATTTGAGATCATTCCTGGACCAGATTTTCCCACTGGTGGTGAAATTGTAGGTAACGCTGGAATAAAAGAAGCGTACACCACAAGTCGAGGCAGTATTGTGCTGCGGGGAATTGCCCAAATTGAGGAAGTTGCGCAAAGTAAGGGAAACAAACGGCGGACAGCAATTGTGGTTACAGAATTGCCTTATCAGGTGAATAAGGCTGGTTGGATTGAGAAAGTCGCGGACTTAGTAAATCAAGGTCGGCTTCAAGGAATTGCAGATCTTCGCGATGAAAGCGATCGCCAGGGAATGCGCGTCGTGATTGAACTCAAACGCGATACCAATCCTCAAGAAGTTCTCCAGAATTTGTATCACCAAACCGCCTTGCAAAGCAACTTTGGGGCGATTCTCCTCGCCTTGGTGGATGGACAACCGCGTCAGTTGAGCTTGCGTCAACTGTTGCAGGAGTTTTTAAGTTTTCGGGAGCAAACACTGAACCGTCGCTACTCTCATGAATTGGATAAGGCTCAAACTCGGCTGCATTTGGTTGAAGGTTTACTCAAAGCACTATCTCACGTAGATGAGGTTGTAGAGATTTTACGAAGTGCTGCTGATGGGACTACAGCAAAAATGAGCTTGCAAAACCGACTGGATTTGAGTGAGGTGCAAGCGGATGCAATTTTGGCTATGCCATTGCGACGTTTAACGAATTTAGAACAGCAAAACTTACACAAGGAGTATGAGCAACTCAATGAGCAAATTCAGTTGTTGCGCACGTTGCTGGACGATAGACGAGAATTATTGAAGTCACTCAAAAAAGATTTGCGATCGCTCAAGCGCAAATACAATGATGATCGTCGGACTAGGATAGCACAGGAGCATACCAGCAGGGGAGATCTTGAAAACAAGAGCACCAGAGCACAGGAGGATATAGAAAATACAAAATCCAAACTTGAAAATCCTAAACTGGAAGCACCGTCAGAACAAGTCGTATTAGAGTTTACGCACAGGGGATATGTACGTCGCTCTCAACCTTCACCCCGAAAGGCGAGAACTGACAACGGTACATCCGATAATGATATCGTGCTCAAAAGTGTGTTAACTGACACAACAAAAGACTTGCTGGTACTCACCAGTGGGGGTAAGGTTTACCCAGTGAATGTAGCGGATATCCCTCCCAGCAGTGGACGTTCTGCACGGGGAACACCATTGATTACCTTGCTCTCAAATTCTGCTCAGCAGGACGCTCAAGAAGGTGTGATTAACCGCTTTGTATTACCAGATGATCCAGAAAATAGTGAGATTGTTCTTTTGACTAAGCAAGGAAGAATCAAGCGTTTGTCCTTGACAGAATTGACTAACCTCACTCGTCGTGGAATAACTATCTTGAAACTCAAAGACGACGATGAATTGTTATCCACTTCACTCACCACTGGAAGGGAACATTTGGTTTTAGCAAGTTCGGGTGGGCGAGTCTTGAAGTTTGAGGTTAATGAGAATCAATTCCCGATTATGGGTCGCGCTGCGATGGGTCTGCAAGGTTTACGCGTGCGCCAGCAAGAAGAAATGGTTGGTTGTGTGACTTCAAACACAAAGGAAAACCTGTTACTGGTAACTCAACTGGGATACGCTAAGCGCATTCCTGTAAGTGGTTTGCGGGCGGCGAATCGGGGTGATATCGGAACTCAAACCTTTAAATTCAGCAACAAGACTGACATTTTAGCAGGAATTGTACGAGCGATCGCAGGTGCTGAGGTGGCTGTAGTTACCAATCACCAACGGCTGGTACGCCTTGGAGTGGAAACAGTTCCAATCTTGGGTAAAGATAGCCCTGGTGAAAGTATTCTTCAACTTAGTCGTGAAGAAAAAATCATTTCTGTGATTGAACTACACTCGTAA
- a CDS encoding response regulator: MKTVLIVEDDLINARVFSKILTKRGGLQVKHTENVEEVIKIAQSGEVDIILMDVSLSRSVYQGKSVDGIKITQMLKSDPQTAILPIILVTAHAMEGDRENFLKQSGADGYISKPIVDHQQFVDQILALLPQQNN, translated from the coding sequence ATGAAAACTGTTTTGATTGTCGAAGATGATCTGATTAATGCTCGCGTTTTTTCCAAAATCTTGACTAAGCGAGGTGGCTTGCAGGTGAAACATACTGAAAATGTAGAAGAAGTTATCAAAATTGCCCAATCGGGAGAAGTTGACATTATCTTGATGGATGTTTCTCTGTCAAGAAGTGTTTACCAAGGTAAGTCTGTTGATGGTATCAAAATTACACAAATGCTAAAATCCGATCCGCAAACAGCTATTTTACCTATTATTTTGGTAACAGCACACGCTATGGAAGGCGATCGCGAGAACTTTCTCAAACAAAGTGGTGCTGATGGCTACATATCTAAGCCGATTGTGGACCACCAACAGTTTGTTGACCAGATCTTGGCACTGCTACCTCAACAGAACAACTGA
- a CDS encoding tetratricopeptide repeat protein yields the protein MPKRIGLISLLVVCCGLSIPQPTNAQALVPHTLQLDAAKLEQQGLGLAKEAAQLAQFQQFELALPRARLASQLAPKNDKVWFLLGGLYLQSKKLDDSINALKKAQSLNPKNGDVQFALGSAYFQQQKYQVAASYYQQGLNLKPNDPEGLFDLGNAYYMQNKLPDALIQYKKAVSFNKKFWPAINNVGLILYEQGDIQGAIKQWQDAVGMEKQAAEPLLALAVALYAKGDQRQALAMGQAAVRIDERYADLDFLKQNLWGTRLLSDTKKFLELPGIQAALQQREEPSNSTTRQRMTPQ from the coding sequence GTGCCTAAACGGATTGGTTTGATTTCTCTTTTGGTTGTTTGTTGTGGTTTGTCCATACCTCAACCTACCAATGCACAAGCATTAGTACCTCATACACTGCAACTTGATGCGGCGAAGTTGGAGCAGCAGGGTTTAGGTTTGGCAAAGGAAGCAGCACAACTCGCGCAGTTTCAACAGTTTGAACTCGCTCTACCAAGAGCTCGCTTAGCATCACAACTGGCTCCTAAGAACGATAAAGTGTGGTTTCTCTTAGGTGGGTTGTATTTGCAAAGTAAAAAATTGGATGATAGTATTAACGCTCTGAAAAAAGCACAATCTCTCAATCCAAAAAATGGCGACGTTCAGTTTGCTTTGGGTTCGGCTTACTTTCAGCAGCAAAAGTACCAAGTAGCTGCGAGTTACTACCAGCAGGGTTTGAACTTAAAGCCCAATGATCCAGAGGGATTGTTTGATTTGGGCAATGCTTACTACATGCAGAATAAACTTCCAGACGCCCTCATCCAATATAAAAAAGCTGTTTCCTTTAACAAAAAATTCTGGCCCGCCATTAACAATGTTGGATTAATTTTGTATGAACAGGGTGATATCCAGGGCGCAATTAAGCAATGGCAAGACGCTGTTGGGATGGAGAAACAAGCCGCAGAACCCTTATTAGCATTGGCAGTAGCTTTATATGCCAAAGGCGATCAAAGACAAGCCCTAGCTATGGGACAAGCTGCAGTCCGCATTGATGAACGCTATGCTGATTTAGATTTTCTTAAACAAAATCTTTGGGGCACACGCTTGCTGTCTGATACGAAAAAATTCTTAGAATTACCTGGCATTCAAGCTGCTCTCCAGCAACGTGAAGAACCTTCAAATTCGACCACCAGGCAACGAATGACCCCTCAGTAA